One genomic segment of Pseudonocardia sp. T1-2H includes these proteins:
- the ctaD gene encoding aa3-type cytochrome oxidase subunit I has protein sequence MTAVAPKPITTRPYPARRTGKGSTFLKMLRTTDPKDISILYMVTSFGFFMAGGAMALLMRAELARPGQQILSSEQYNQLFTMHGTIMLLLYATPILFGFANYIVPLQIGAPDVAFPRLNAFSYWLFLFGGLIVLSGFLTPGGAADFGWFAYTPLSDAIRSPGAGADLWIVGLVVSGLGTILGGVNFVTTIVCMRAPGMTMFRMPIFTWNIFITALLILIAFPVLTAGLLGLAADRHFGAHVFDPANGGVILWQHLFWFFGHPEVYIVALPFFGIVSEIFPVFSRKPIFGYKSLVFATIAIAALSVAVWAHHMYATGAVLLAFFSFTTFLIAIPTGVKFVNWIGTMWKGKLTFETPMLFAVGFLTTFLFGGLTGVLLASPPIDFHVSDTYFVVAHFHYVLFGTIVFATYAGIYFWFPKMTGRMMDETLGKFHFWTTFIGFHLTFLVQHWLGNEGMPRRYVDYLPTDGFTTLNTISSIGAFVLGASTLPFIWNVFKSYRYGRVVTVDDPWGHGNSLEWATSCPPPRHNFTELPRIRSERPAFELHYPHLVERIREEAHVGHRAAPSEVLAQGVSHETQPDDDPKSR, from the coding sequence GTGACAGCCGTCGCCCCCAAACCGATCACGACGCGCCCGTACCCGGCGCGTCGGACGGGTAAGGGCTCCACGTTCCTGAAGATGCTGCGGACGACGGACCCGAAGGACATCTCGATCCTTTACATGGTCACGTCGTTCGGCTTCTTCATGGCCGGCGGTGCGATGGCGCTGCTGATGCGTGCCGAGCTCGCCCGCCCGGGACAGCAGATCCTGTCCAGCGAGCAGTACAACCAGCTCTTCACGATGCACGGCACGATCATGCTGCTGCTGTACGCGACGCCGATCCTCTTCGGCTTCGCGAACTACATCGTGCCGCTGCAGATCGGCGCCCCGGACGTCGCGTTCCCGCGGCTGAACGCCTTCTCCTACTGGCTGTTCCTGTTCGGTGGCCTGATCGTCCTGTCCGGGTTCCTGACCCCCGGCGGCGCCGCGGACTTCGGCTGGTTCGCCTACACGCCGCTGTCGGACGCGATCCGCTCGCCGGGTGCCGGCGCGGACCTCTGGATCGTCGGCCTGGTCGTCTCCGGCCTCGGCACGATCCTCGGTGGCGTCAACTTCGTGACCACGATCGTCTGCATGCGCGCCCCGGGCATGACGATGTTCCGGATGCCGATCTTCACCTGGAACATCTTCATCACCGCGCTGCTGATCCTGATCGCGTTCCCGGTGCTCACCGCCGGTCTGCTCGGCCTCGCCGCGGACCGTCACTTCGGCGCCCACGTGTTCGACCCCGCCAACGGCGGCGTGATCCTGTGGCAGCACCTGTTCTGGTTCTTCGGCCACCCCGAGGTCTACATCGTCGCCCTGCCGTTCTTCGGCATCGTGTCGGAGATCTTCCCCGTGTTCAGCCGGAAGCCGATCTTCGGTTACAAGAGCCTGGTGTTCGCCACGATCGCCATCGCGGCGCTGTCCGTGGCCGTCTGGGCGCACCACATGTACGCCACCGGCGCGGTCCTGCTGGCGTTCTTCTCCTTCACCACGTTCCTCATCGCGATCCCGACGGGCGTCAAGTTCGTCAACTGGATCGGCACGATGTGGAAGGGCAAGCTGACGTTCGAGACGCCGATGCTCTTCGCGGTCGGCTTCCTCACCACGTTCCTCTTCGGCGGCCTGACCGGCGTGCTGCTGGCCTCCCCGCCGATCGACTTCCACGTCTCGGACACGTACTTCGTGGTCGCGCACTTCCACTACGTGCTCTTCGGCACGATCGTGTTCGCCACATACGCCGGCATCTACTTCTGGTTCCCGAAGATGACCGGCCGCATGATGGACGAGACGCTGGGCAAGTTCCACTTCTGGACCACGTTCATCGGGTTCCACCTGACGTTCCTGGTGCAGCACTGGCTGGGCAACGAGGGCATGCCGCGCCGCTATGTGGACTACCTGCCGACGGATGGCTTCACCACCCTGAACACGATCTCCTCGATCGGCGCGTTCGTGCTCGGGGCCTCGACGCTGCCGTTCATCTGGAACGTGTTCAAGAGCTACCGCTACGGCCGGGTGGTCACCGTGGACGACCCGTGGGGCCACGGCAACTCCCTGGAGTGGGCCACCTCGTGTCCGCCGCCGCGGCACAACTTCACCGAGCTGCCCCGGATCCGCTCCGAGCGCCCCGCGTTCGAGCTGCACTATCCGCACCTCGTCGAGCGCATCCGCGAGGAGGCGCACGTCGGGCACCGGGCGGCACCGTCCGAGGTCCTCGCCCAGGGCGTCAGCCACGAGACGCAGCCGGACGACGACCCCAAGTCTCGTTAG